The Oryzihumus leptocrescens sequence AGCTCGGCCCGGTTGACCAGGCACGAGGCGGACATCGGCATGGCCTTGGCCTCGCGCACGGTGGCGGTGATGTGCTCCAGCAGGTCCTGGGCGTCCACGTCAGCTCCCTTCAGCCGGGCGCAGGCGCGCGAGCAGCGCGGCCCGGGTCTCGTCGTCGACCAGGCCGGTGATGTCGCCCCCGAGGGCAGCGACCTCCTTGACCAGCGAGCTCGACACGTGCTCGAACCGCGGGTCCCCGGGCAGGAACACGGTCTCGACGCCGGTCAGGTGGCGGTTCATGAGGGCCATCGGCAGCTCGTAGGCGAAGTCGGTGCCACTGCGCAGCCCCTTGACGACGGCCTCGGCGCCGACGTCGCGGCAGACGTCGACCAGCAGCGTGTTGGCGTAGGCCTCGATGCGCAGGTTGGGCACGTCGGCCAGCGCGGCCTTGAGCAGCTGCAGCCGTTGCTCGACGGGCAGCGTGCCGCTCTTGGCGGGGTTGTGCAGGACCGCCACGACCACCTCGTCGTACAGGGCGGCTGCACGGGA is a genomic window containing:
- the coaD gene encoding pantetheine-phosphate adenylyltransferase gives rise to the protein MSTVRRCVCPGSYDPVTVGHVDVISRAAALYDEVVVAVLHNPAKSGTLPVEQRLQLLKAALADVPNLRIEAYANTLLVDVCRDVGAEAVVKGLRSGTDFAYELPMALMNRHLTGVETVFLPGDPRFEHVSSSLVKEVAALGGDITGLVDDETRAALLARLRPAEGS